The following coding sequences are from one Shewanella putrefaciens window:
- the zapD gene encoding cell division protein ZapD, translated as MTDLVYEQPLNEKIRSYLRLEYLDKQLRTNLNHDHQHRCFYPLFSLCELSERCDYRNEVLKDIERHLLQLNKWQELEQADHQQINFYINALTQARELLQKPERFGSQLKQDRFLSALRQRFGMPGACCSFDLPQLHFWLAKPWEERQQDYLAWIAHFDPLLTPITQLLQLTRSTSIFNNAIAHAGFYQGDSNQALSLVRVKLDASQGCYPTISGHKNRYAIHFVQFDQQRHSDKPIDFLLATCV; from the coding sequence ATGACTGACTTAGTTTACGAACAGCCATTAAACGAGAAAATTCGCAGCTATTTACGGCTCGAATATCTCGATAAACAGCTGCGAACTAATCTCAATCATGACCACCAACATAGATGCTTCTATCCGCTGTTTTCGCTATGTGAATTATCCGAACGCTGTGATTACCGCAATGAAGTCTTAAAGGATATTGAGCGTCATCTGTTACAACTCAATAAATGGCAAGAACTCGAACAAGCAGACCACCAGCAGATCAACTTTTATATCAATGCCCTTACCCAAGCCCGTGAGTTACTTCAAAAACCAGAGCGGTTCGGCAGTCAACTCAAGCAAGATCGATTTTTATCCGCTCTACGACAACGATTTGGTATGCCTGGTGCGTGTTGTAGTTTTGACCTACCCCAGCTACATTTTTGGTTAGCCAAACCTTGGGAAGAAAGACAACAGGATTACCTTGCTTGGATAGCACATTTTGACCCACTGCTCACCCCCATTACCCAACTACTTCAACTCACCCGCAGCACGTCCATTTTTAATAATGCCATTGCCCATGCCGGTTTTTATCAAGGCGATAGCAACCAAGCTTTATCCTTAGTTCGTGTTAAACTTGATGCTTCACAGGGGTGTTACCCCACTATTAGCGGACATAAAAATCGCTACGCCATTCACTTTGTCCAGTTTGATCAACAACGTCACTCCGATAAACCCATCGATTTCTTACTAGCGACCTGTGTCTGA
- the yacG gene encoding DNA gyrase inhibitor YacG, translating to MPLTVKCPICKTPVEWAPQSEFKPFCSERCKLIDLGDWASEKHAIPVKSEFDLDALDEFDLDEDAFFKE from the coding sequence ATGCCATTAACCGTTAAATGCCCCATTTGTAAAACCCCCGTTGAATGGGCGCCACAATCTGAATTCAAGCCCTTTTGCAGCGAGCGTTGTAAGCTGATCGATCTTGGCGACTGGGCATCTGAAAAACATGCCATTCCTGTAAAATCAGAGTTCGATCTTGATGCCTTAGACGAGTTCGACTTAGATGAAGACGCGTTCTTTAAGGAATAA
- the mutT gene encoding 8-oxo-dGTP diphosphatase MutT, with translation MTKRIHVAVGIIVNKAQQVLLAKRPDHLHQGGKWEFPGGKVETGESVTQALMRELKEEVAIEVISSEPFMALSYDYPDKQVLLDIHTVIHFTGEAQGLEGQQIAWVEKHDLINYDFPDANKPILEKLLENALPC, from the coding sequence ATGACAAAGCGTATTCATGTTGCCGTAGGTATTATTGTTAACAAAGCACAGCAAGTTTTACTCGCAAAACGGCCAGATCATTTACACCAAGGAGGTAAGTGGGAGTTCCCTGGAGGAAAAGTTGAGACGGGTGAAAGCGTTACCCAAGCGTTAATGCGTGAACTAAAAGAAGAAGTCGCTATAGAGGTCATCTCCAGCGAGCCTTTTATGGCGCTTAGCTACGATTACCCGGACAAACAAGTCCTGCTCGATATCCATACTGTTATCCATTTTACGGGGGAAGCCCAAGGCCTAGAGGGCCAGCAAATTGCTTGGGTAGAAAAACACGATTTGATCAATTATGACTTCCCCGATGCGAATAAGCCTATATTGGAAAAATTGTTAGAAAATGCCTTGCCCTGCTAG